The following coding sequences are from one uncultured Bacteroides sp. window:
- a CDS encoding TonB-dependent receptor has protein sequence MKKRNFMWLGKFRLLKVVALLVWILYSPFISPIYAANGEHSSMASEEMQQQGKHLINGVIKDSKGEPIIGASVLVSGTSNGTATDLDGKFSLSVSSSDILEISSIGYTSQKIKIGDKRSFSVVLVEDNKLLNEVVVVGYGKMKKGDLSAAVATVANMDKLQDRPVSNVGQMLQGQIPGVSVVSNGGHLDSEPTVTIRGMGSTNGEAPLYVVDGVPGAPFNLSDIVSITVLKDAASAAIYGAYAGSSGVILVTTKQASPGHTSVEYNGVYGVSQATNLPQSLTWEEEYKVRKASYQEAGESLPIGWDRINEDPVYGKTNTNWIDQIFRSASFQRHNVAIAGGTEEFSNRLSLEYSNTDGTLINTYSKKITARLNSTWKLSKYVRIREDLSWRDKQVRDANTSSAESGAILAALMMPRNVFVYNADGTYSGTVPTSAEYITKYGQTYADIHGDAINPVRILNAAYDNNHLSTLTSSSFLDIMEPIKGLNFTSRFTYKQSNYFRRFYNTRRLEAGKPNDNNTLLYDSYREPQWDWENTLSYSRVFGAHNLGLMASTTANEYQYRDFSVAGHNFSSEVESRMYFSQTDNFDHAKDHYYKDRNFSMVGRGSYSFADRYFVTGSIRRDYAGRLPEGEKYGDFPSVTGAWKISSESWMPKSKILNLLKVRASWGKIGNLSSIDYGYGIPSLSNRIIGGGDVGGQVGSTTPISNGIYLAKGYNKSLTWETSEQVDFGLDALLFNSRLNLTIDYFNKNTKGLIKEQDTNWPSTIGISPQLVNDGTVNNRGIEVAATWSDRINKKFSYYVGGNIATLRNRVTNIGVADAEGNTPVWTSGGTFKGLNPFRTEKGTPLYSFYLIKTAGVFKTDAEAQAYVNSSGGMIQPHAKAGDLKFIDKDGNGSIGSGDKEFMGNAMPKMSFAFSTGFTWDKLSFDLMLQGVTGVKLFNAYKYSTLNESLGSFNRSRDILKALDGPNNDVPRITMSDPNSNFTRESDYYLENGSYLRVKNVSLSYSFTDLLRKIHYFNERNGSCSLTFSCDNLLTITDYSGIDPEVGSNDPKVGSSGLDAGQYPISRTFSVALKLKF, from the coding sequence CTGTATCATCTTCTGATATATTGGAAATTTCATCTATTGGTTACACTTCTCAAAAAATAAAAATAGGTGATAAAAGATCTTTTAGTGTTGTCTTAGTGGAGGATAATAAACTACTTAATGAGGTGGTTGTAGTTGGTTATGGTAAGATGAAGAAAGGTGATTTATCTGCTGCTGTTGCTACTGTAGCTAATATGGATAAGTTGCAAGATCGTCCGGTTAGTAATGTAGGGCAGATGCTACAGGGGCAGATACCAGGCGTTTCTGTTGTTTCTAATGGTGGACACCTTGACTCGGAGCCTACTGTAACCATTCGTGGTATGGGCTCAACGAATGGTGAAGCGCCTCTTTATGTGGTCGATGGGGTGCCAGGTGCTCCTTTTAATCTTAGTGATATTGTTTCTATCACAGTTCTAAAAGATGCTGCTTCTGCTGCAATCTATGGAGCTTACGCAGGGTCTTCAGGCGTTATTTTGGTAACAACTAAGCAAGCGTCTCCCGGACATACTTCTGTAGAATATAATGGTGTGTATGGAGTTTCTCAGGCTACCAACCTTCCTCAATCTCTTACATGGGAAGAAGAATATAAAGTTCGCAAGGCTTCATATCAGGAGGCAGGAGAATCTTTGCCAATAGGTTGGGATCGTATTAATGAGGATCCGGTATATGGTAAAACCAATACGAATTGGATTGATCAAATATTCCGTAGTGCCTCTTTTCAACGCCACAATGTAGCTATTGCAGGTGGAACAGAGGAGTTTTCCAATCGCCTGTCTTTAGAGTATAGTAATACAGATGGTACATTGATTAATACGTATAGTAAAAAGATTACTGCTCGTTTAAATTCTACATGGAAGCTAAGCAAATATGTACGTATTCGTGAAGATTTAAGTTGGAGGGATAAACAGGTACGGGATGCAAATACATCGAGCGCTGAATCAGGGGCTATTCTTGCTGCTTTGATGATGCCAAGAAATGTGTTTGTTTACAATGCAGATGGCACATATAGTGGCACAGTGCCTACATCGGCAGAGTATATCACAAAGTATGGTCAGACATATGCTGATATTCATGGTGATGCGATAAATCCGGTCCGTATATTGAATGCAGCTTACGATAACAATCATTTATCCACCTTGACTTCGTCATCTTTTCTTGATATTATGGAACCTATAAAAGGTTTGAATTTCACTTCTCGCTTTACCTACAAACAAAGTAACTATTTCCGAAGATTTTATAATACACGTCGTTTGGAAGCAGGTAAACCAAATGATAATAATACTTTGTTATACGATAGTTATCGCGAGCCTCAATGGGATTGGGAAAACACGTTGTCTTATAGTCGCGTTTTTGGAGCTCACAATCTAGGTTTAATGGCTTCTACTACGGCTAATGAGTACCAATATCGTGATTTTTCTGTAGCAGGTCATAACTTCTCTTCCGAAGTAGAATCTAGAATGTATTTTTCCCAAACGGATAATTTTGACCATGCTAAAGATCACTATTATAAGGATAGAAACTTTTCTATGGTGGGTCGTGGATCATATAGTTTTGCTGACCGCTATTTTGTTACTGGATCTATTCGTCGTGACTATGCCGGTCGTTTGCCTGAAGGAGAAAAATATGGTGATTTCCCTTCTGTTACAGGTGCATGGAAAATTAGTTCAGAGTCCTGGATGCCTAAATCAAAGATTTTGAATTTATTGAAAGTTCGTGCTAGTTGGGGTAAGATAGGTAATCTAAGCTCTATTGATTATGGCTATGGAATTCCTTCTTTATCTAATCGTATTATTGGAGGTGGCGACGTAGGTGGTCAGGTTGGCTCTACTACTCCTATTTCTAATGGTATTTATTTAGCCAAGGGGTATAATAAGTCTTTAACATGGGAGACTTCAGAGCAGGTTGACTTTGGTTTGGATGCATTACTTTTTAATAGCCGATTGAATCTTACGATTGATTACTTTAATAAAAATACTAAAGGTTTAATTAAGGAACAAGATACAAACTGGCCAAGTACTATTGGTATATCCCCGCAGCTGGTGAATGATGGTACAGTGAATAACCGAGGCATTGAGGTTGCTGCAACATGGAGTGATAGAATTAATAAAAAATTTAGCTATTATGTGGGTGGTAATATAGCAACATTGAGAAACCGCGTTACTAATATTGGTGTTGCAGATGCTGAAGGAAATACACCCGTTTGGACTTCCGGCGGCACGTTCAAAGGTTTGAATCCGTTTAGAACAGAGAAGGGAACTCCACTTTATTCGTTTTATTTAATAAAGACAGCAGGTGTCTTTAAAACGGATGCTGAGGCGCAGGCTTATGTAAATAGTTCTGGTGGCATGATCCAACCTCATGCAAAGGCAGGTGATCTGAAATTTATTGATAAAGATGGTAACGGATCAATAGGCAGTGGCGATAAAGAGTTTATGGGCAATGCAATGCCAAAAATGAGCTTTGCTTTTAGCACAGGGTTTACTTGGGATAAACTTTCTTTTGATCTAATGTTACAAGGGGTTACAGGCGTGAAATTATTCAATGCTTATAAGTACTCTACTTTGAATGAGTCTTTGGGTAGCTTCAATCGTTCCAGGGATATTTTGAAAGCATTGGATGGTCCAAATAATGATGTTCCACGTATTACGATGAGTGATCCGAATAGCAATTTCACTAGAGAATCAGATTATTATTTAGAAAATGGTAGTTATCTGCGTGTTAAGAATGTTTCATTGAGTTATTCGTTTACTGACTTACTTCGGAAAATTCATTATTTTAATGAACGTAATGGAAGTTGTAGCCTTACATTTAGTTGCGATAATCTCCTTACTATTACGGACTATTCAGGTATTGACCCTGAGGTGGGAAGCAATGATCCTAAAGTAGGAAGTAGTGGATTAGATGCGGGGCAGTATCCTATATCAAGGACTTTCTCTGTCGCTCTTAAACTTAAATTTTAA
- a CDS encoding RagB/SusD family nutrient uptake outer membrane protein, which translates to MKRNIILFLAIITGGLFTGCTGSWLDTVKEGTPTESNYWSSDDDFESAATSLYYCLSLEETWGRNLFWEQGASDDIFFSRTRGSSQMNLANLAMDGDTEGSIKDIYDEMYTTMSIANNIIYHALLIDENNRSAIVNRTLGEAYFMRAFSHFMIAYRYGRLDNGVPFERYEDFTDYINQLNQMPPQQSSVTDNYAYIIEDLQSAAALLPWFTEYNSDNYGRPSKEAAYGYMVKTYAYWAQHDASKWALIPDLVDKIESDGGRGLLNNFADVFKIENNWSKEYIWSVNSSASNYAGSIFPGIVLDNKGWGAYNGWGNFKPTLELWAEYSDEDARRSATIMQYGDEFTYFGTSKKFYSTADNECGFHFRKYMEPFSYGNLNGDGVGENNPHVSTNGDRPSTDLNLPLMRFSELLLFKAEALIMQGKNALAATPLNRIASRANENVVYTSPTMMDLMHERRCELACEFTDRLMDLKRWSAEGTSDWNLDALAKIKTAKHGIKHVKRSNPESAIDTTNGTTEVINGKTYQGVFELANMSAKAYAPGGTYSVLPYEINQVIKSNGALIQNSGYASN; encoded by the coding sequence ATGAAACGTAACATTATATTATTCCTAGCAATTATAACCGGAGGTTTGTTTACTGGCTGTACAGGCAGTTGGCTGGACACTGTCAAAGAAGGTACTCCTACTGAATCTAATTATTGGTCGTCTGATGATGATTTTGAATCTGCAGCAACGAGTTTGTATTATTGCCTGTCGCTTGAAGAAACTTGGGGACGTAATCTGTTTTGGGAACAGGGGGCATCTGATGATATATTCTTTTCACGCACGAGAGGTTCCTCTCAAATGAATCTGGCTAATTTGGCGATGGATGGTGACACTGAAGGTAGCATAAAAGACATCTATGATGAGATGTATACCACCATGTCTATAGCAAATAATATAATTTATCATGCTTTGCTTATTGATGAAAATAATCGTTCTGCCATTGTAAACCGTACCTTGGGTGAAGCGTATTTTATGCGTGCTTTTTCACATTTCATGATTGCTTATCGCTATGGGCGTCTTGACAATGGAGTCCCTTTTGAACGATATGAAGATTTCACTGATTATATCAACCAACTTAATCAAATGCCTCCGCAGCAGAGTTCAGTGACAGATAACTATGCTTATATTATTGAAGATTTGCAATCGGCTGCTGCTCTGTTACCTTGGTTTACTGAATACAATTCGGATAATTATGGCCGTCCATCTAAGGAAGCTGCCTATGGATATATGGTGAAAACTTATGCTTATTGGGCGCAACATGATGCAAGTAAATGGGCTTTGATCCCTGACTTAGTTGATAAGATAGAGAGTGATGGAGGACGCGGTTTACTCAATAACTTTGCTGATGTTTTCAAAATAGAAAATAATTGGAGCAAAGAATATATTTGGTCAGTGAATTCTAGCGCGAGCAACTATGCTGGAAGTATCTTCCCCGGTATTGTACTTGATAATAAAGGTTGGGGAGCTTATAATGGTTGGGGCAACTTTAAACCTACTTTGGAGCTTTGGGCTGAATATAGTGACGAAGATGCACGTCGTTCGGCTACAATCATGCAATATGGTGATGAATTTACTTACTTTGGTACCTCCAAGAAATTCTATTCTACAGCTGATAATGAATGTGGATTCCACTTCAGAAAATATATGGAACCTTTTTCTTATGGTAATTTGAATGGGGATGGAGTAGGTGAGAATAACCCTCATGTATCAACGAATGGTGATCGTCCTTCAACGGATTTAAATCTTCCATTGATGCGTTTCTCAGAATTACTACTCTTTAAAGCAGAAGCTTTAATCATGCAGGGAAAAAATGCTCTAGCGGCTACTCCTCTTAATCGCATAGCCAGTCGTGCAAATGAAAATGTAGTTTATACATCTCCAACAATGATGGATTTGATGCATGAACGTCGCTGTGAATTGGCTTGTGAATTTACTGATCGTTTGATGGATTTAAAAAGATGGTCTGCGGAAGGAACTTCCGATTGGAACTTGGATGCTTTAGCTAAGATTAAAACGGCTAAACACGGCATCAAACATGTTAAACGTTCAAATCCTGAATCTGCAATTGATACTACAAACGGTACAACTGAGGTTATCAATGGAAAAACTTATCAAGGAGTATTTGAGTTGGCAAATATGTCGGCTAAGGCTTATGCTCCTGGTGGAACTTATAGTGTTTTGCCTTATGAGATAAATCAGGTAATTAAATCCAATGGTGCTTTAATACAGAATAGTGGTTATGCTTCTAACTAA
- a CDS encoding GH92 family glycosyl hydrolase, giving the protein MKFDWIIYGGMILLSSCSAKVQNAFESVDPFIGTAAHGHTYPGATLPFGAVQLSPDTRTMGWDASSGYHYSDSTIIGFSHTHLSGTGCSDLADILFRPVSGDNIWNPLAFSHKDEKAAPGYYSVFLKEENILSELTATMHCGIHRYTYKSDIPEKLVIDLKHSLDNEGIQRAMISQIGMNEISGMRCSDGWIKGQNTYFVARFSKKIDHAVFYKDDVATVIGHEEKLEGTDLKVLLTFDKKDDSPLVCKVGISSVSCDNALENLNAETKDLSFDDLRDKSEQVWKTKLACIEVSGQNKDDITKFYTALYHTMIVPNEINDVNGQYAKRDNTTGQLAVGQKAYSTLSLWDTFRTWNPLMTLIDTTLVSNMIQSMLRTYDETGELPVWPLCNGETYCMIGYHSVSVITDAYLKGIRDFDAEKALKAMKESATKDRKGSRYFNELGFIPSDKSDESVSCLLEYCYDDWCIAQFAKAIGHEDDYNIYIKRSQNYKNIFDKATRFFRAKLSNGDWESPFDAYKINSAYTEATPWQYRFFVPHDVNGLIQLFGGTSAFETALDSIFVVPPTVDPEIPDISGSIGQYVHGNEPSHGIAYLYNYIGQSWKTQQWTRQLLNEMYKVTPDGICGNEDCGQMSAWFIMTSMGFYPECPGSNEYVLTSPLFEKTVMTLSNGNKLTITANDPQKNIYISEVYFNGKMLDTTFITNDQIINGGTLKFVLTPYPDKKRDAMLKAPYSYSPNQKNR; this is encoded by the coding sequence ATGAAATTTGATTGGATAATTTATGGAGGGATGATCTTATTATCATCTTGTTCTGCCAAAGTTCAGAATGCTTTTGAGTCTGTTGATCCATTTATTGGTACTGCTGCTCACGGGCATACTTACCCAGGAGCAACGTTACCTTTTGGTGCCGTTCAGCTAAGCCCCGATACTCGAACGATGGGTTGGGATGCTAGTTCAGGATATCATTATAGTGATTCTACCATTATAGGCTTTTCGCATACGCATTTAAGCGGAACAGGATGTTCAGACTTAGCCGATATTCTATTCCGTCCTGTATCAGGAGATAATATATGGAATCCTCTTGCTTTTTCTCATAAAGATGAGAAAGCTGCTCCCGGATATTACAGTGTTTTCTTAAAGGAAGAAAACATCTTGTCTGAGTTGACTGCAACGATGCATTGTGGCATTCATCGTTACACTTACAAATCGGATATACCTGAAAAATTAGTTATTGATTTAAAACATTCTTTGGATAATGAAGGAATACAACGCGCGATGATTTCACAGATAGGAATGAATGAAATTAGCGGTATGCGTTGTTCTGATGGATGGATTAAAGGTCAGAATACTTATTTTGTAGCCCGATTTTCTAAGAAAATTGACCATGCTGTTTTTTATAAAGACGATGTGGCAACAGTCATAGGACATGAAGAAAAATTAGAAGGAACTGACCTCAAAGTTCTTTTGACATTTGATAAGAAGGATGATTCTCCTTTAGTGTGTAAGGTTGGAATTTCTTCAGTTAGTTGTGACAATGCTTTAGAAAATTTGAATGCAGAGACAAAGGATCTTTCTTTTGATGATCTTCGTGACAAAAGTGAGCAGGTTTGGAAAACGAAATTAGCTTGTATTGAAGTTTCGGGACAAAACAAGGATGACATTACGAAATTTTATACGGCTTTGTATCATACCATGATTGTTCCCAATGAAATAAATGATGTGAATGGACAGTATGCCAAAAGAGATAACACGACCGGACAGCTAGCAGTTGGACAGAAAGCTTATTCTACTCTTTCTTTATGGGATACTTTCCGAACATGGAACCCTCTGATGACTTTAATAGACACGACACTTGTTTCTAATATGATACAATCTATGTTGCGTACCTATGATGAGACGGGTGAATTGCCTGTGTGGCCATTATGCAATGGAGAAACGTATTGCATGATTGGTTATCATTCAGTATCGGTTATTACGGATGCTTATTTGAAAGGTATTCGAGATTTTGATGCAGAAAAAGCATTGAAAGCAATGAAAGAATCTGCGACAAAGGATAGGAAAGGAAGCCGCTACTTTAATGAACTAGGTTTTATTCCTTCCGATAAAAGTGATGAGTCGGTATCCTGCTTGTTGGAGTATTGCTACGATGATTGGTGCATTGCCCAGTTTGCTAAGGCTATCGGACATGAGGATGATTATAATATTTATATAAAGCGTTCTCAGAATTATAAAAATATTTTCGATAAAGCTACACGCTTTTTTAGAGCTAAATTGTCCAATGGAGACTGGGAATCTCCTTTTGATGCTTATAAGATAAATTCGGCGTATACTGAAGCGACTCCGTGGCAATATCGTTTTTTTGTACCTCATGATGTCAATGGTTTGATTCAACTCTTCGGGGGAACTTCAGCTTTTGAAACTGCTCTTGATAGCATTTTTGTAGTACCTCCTACGGTGGATCCTGAAATACCTGATATTTCTGGATCAATAGGGCAATATGTGCATGGCAATGAACCCAGTCATGGAATTGCTTATCTTTATAACTATATTGGTCAATCTTGGAAAACTCAGCAGTGGACACGTCAGTTGCTGAATGAAATGTATAAGGTAACACCTGATGGTATTTGTGGTAACGAAGACTGTGGACAGATGTCTGCTTGGTTTATCATGACAAGTATGGGCTTTTATCCTGAATGTCCTGGTAGTAATGAATATGTTCTCACTTCTCCTTTATTTGAGAAAACGGTAATGACTCTTTCTAATGGGAATAAATTGACTATTACTGCAAATGATCCTCAAAAGAATATATATATTAGCGAAGTATATTTTAATGGTAAAATGCTGGATACAACATTTATTACTAATGATCAAATAATAAATGGAGGGACATTAAAGTTTGTGTTAACTCCTTATCCTGATAAAAAAAGAGATGCGATGTTAAAAGCTCCCTATTCTTATTCTCCTAATCAAAAAAATAGATAG
- a CDS encoding alkaline phosphatase gives MNKRYVLFFLLLITIVLPALSQTPECPSQTYVLEHPYSVEKITPPKGHKIKNVILMIGDGMSLMHVYSAWTANRGKLWLDNCQYVGLSKTYCANKLITDSGAGGTALSSGYKTNYHSVGVDTNGKPLKSLCTLAQEKGKSSGIAVTCRLWDATPADFCCHNVDRDKEMDIVADYVNCGIDYAFGGGAAYFENRPDGRDLFKELQSKGYQTPRTWADVEKIKSGKVFAIPYSKDTPVPAVRGDLLARASIKGLDLLNQNKKGFFMMIEGSQLDDYGHSNDLDMLMQETHDFDKTIGEVMKWAAKDGETLVVVTADHETGGLTLVDGNLKKGEIVCKFSTHEHSGVMVPVYAFGPGSENFSGIYENTEIFWKIKKLLKL, from the coding sequence ATGAATAAAAGATATGTATTATTTTTCTTATTACTGATTACAATAGTATTACCGGCACTTTCACAAACACCGGAATGTCCTTCTCAAACTTATGTACTCGAGCATCCGTATTCGGTGGAGAAAATTACTCCTCCTAAAGGACATAAAATAAAGAATGTGATTTTGATGATCGGAGATGGAATGAGCTTGATGCATGTTTATTCCGCATGGACGGCCAATCGGGGTAAACTTTGGCTAGACAATTGCCAATATGTGGGTTTGTCGAAAACTTATTGTGCTAATAAGTTGATTACTGACTCAGGAGCTGGAGGTACTGCGTTATCCAGTGGATATAAAACAAATTACCATTCTGTAGGAGTGGATACGAATGGAAAGCCTTTGAAATCATTGTGTACTTTGGCACAAGAGAAAGGTAAATCTTCGGGCATAGCAGTTACTTGTAGGTTGTGGGATGCAACTCCGGCAGATTTTTGTTGCCATAACGTGGACAGAGACAAAGAAATGGATATAGTGGCAGATTATGTAAATTGCGGTATTGACTATGCCTTTGGAGGAGGAGCTGCTTACTTTGAAAATCGTCCGGATGGTCGCGATTTATTTAAAGAACTTCAAAGCAAAGGCTATCAAACACCTCGTACTTGGGCAGATGTTGAGAAGATAAAATCAGGGAAAGTATTTGCAATACCTTATTCAAAAGATACGCCTGTTCCAGCGGTGCGTGGTGATTTATTGGCTCGTGCTTCTATAAAAGGTCTTGACTTACTTAATCAAAATAAAAAAGGCTTCTTTATGATGATTGAAGGATCCCAACTGGATGACTATGGGCATAGTAATGATCTGGATATGTTGATGCAGGAAACGCATGACTTTGATAAAACGATTGGCGAAGTGATGAAGTGGGCTGCAAAAGATGGCGAGACATTAGTTGTTGTAACTGCAGATCATGAGACAGGAGGACTTACTTTAGTGGATGGCAATCTGAAGAAAGGGGAAATTGTTTGTAAATTTTCGACCCATGAGCATTCTGGAGTAATGGTACCCGTATATGCTTTTGGTCCTGGATCGGAAAACTTTTCTGGTATCTATGAAAATACAGAGATCTTCTGGAAGATTAAGAAATTGTTGAAACTATAA
- a CDS encoding trehalase family glycosidase has protein sequence MNRHHFITVLCLGIMALLLPVAKAQNTVSSGSPKYNLPYKDTYVMQALVTENSFRMAKPQSLKPGTYDKARTILPSPYWEGHDEEIQMYWKAWKIAMSNICQPLDDSGFVYSYISPAYNGNIFMWDDAFITMFCRYGRNFFPFQRTLDNFYAKQHPDGFICREIHADGSDCFERYDPVSTGPNILPWSEMLYLTQFGDTERLNKVFPVLSAYYNWLKLNRTWRNGTYWSSGWGTGMDNMPRVPSNYNTIYSNGHMIWLDTCLQQIFMAKILLKMGFYLERWQEIEEFEDDIKSLSTYINENMWNAKDHFLYDQYADGKLSTTKGIYAYWALHTDVLPKERLDSLVNELDNTETFNRPHRVASLAANNPKYKANGRYWVGGVWAPTDYMVISGLIDKGYRKMAYDIARNHYDNVFKVYQKTGTFWEYYSPEKAEPGFLARKDFVGWTGLPPIAVLIEDLFGIRADVMENKITIDVNLTDGYGISRYPYGKDGLISIKVKKRVSITDEPKVTIETNVPFEATVLWGEKKKVVNVKIGTQSI, from the coding sequence ATGAATAGGCATCATTTTATCACTGTTTTATGTTTGGGAATCATGGCTCTGCTGCTTCCTGTAGCAAAGGCTCAGAATACTGTATCTTCTGGTTCTCCCAAATATAATCTTCCGTATAAAGATACGTATGTCATGCAGGCATTAGTCACAGAAAATTCGTTTCGTATGGCTAAGCCTCAATCACTTAAACCTGGTACGTATGATAAAGCTCGCACTATTTTGCCTTCTCCTTATTGGGAAGGACATGATGAAGAAATACAAATGTACTGGAAAGCTTGGAAAATAGCAATGAGCAATATTTGTCAGCCACTAGATGACTCTGGCTTTGTTTATAGTTATATTTCACCGGCGTATAATGGTAATATCTTTATGTGGGATGATGCTTTTATTACGATGTTTTGTCGGTACGGTAGGAACTTTTTTCCGTTTCAAAGGACACTGGATAATTTTTATGCAAAGCAACACCCCGATGGCTTTATTTGCCGAGAAATTCATGCGGATGGTTCCGATTGCTTTGAACGGTATGATCCGGTGAGCACGGGTCCTAATATTTTGCCTTGGTCTGAGATGCTTTATTTGACTCAGTTTGGAGATACAGAACGGTTAAATAAGGTCTTTCCGGTCTTATCTGCTTATTATAACTGGTTAAAATTGAATCGTACTTGGCGCAACGGTACTTACTGGAGTAGTGGCTGGGGAACAGGTATGGACAACATGCCTCGTGTTCCTTCTAATTACAATACAATTTATAGTAATGGACACATGATTTGGTTGGATACTTGTTTACAGCAGATTTTTATGGCTAAAATTTTGCTGAAAATGGGTTTCTATCTGGAGAGATGGCAGGAAATAGAAGAGTTTGAAGATGATATAAAATCTCTTTCTACTTATATCAATGAGAATATGTGGAATGCTAAAGATCATTTTCTATATGACCAGTATGCGGATGGGAAATTGAGCACTACGAAGGGAATTTATGCGTACTGGGCATTGCATACGGATGTATTGCCTAAAGAAAGATTAGACTCTTTAGTTAACGAACTGGATAACACTGAAACCTTTAATCGCCCTCATCGAGTGGCTTCGTTGGCCGCTAATAATCCTAAATATAAGGCAAATGGGCGTTATTGGGTCGGTGGAGTTTGGGCTCCTACGGACTATATGGTGATTTCGGGTCTGATAGATAAAGGCTATAGAAAAATGGCTTATGATATTGCTCGAAATCATTATGATAATGTCTTTAAGGTGTATCAGAAAACTGGAACCTTTTGGGAATATTATTCGCCTGAAAAAGCTGAACCTGGTTTTCTTGCTCGTAAAGATTTTGTTGGATGGACAGGTTTACCTCCTATTGCAGTGCTGATTGAAGATTTATTTGGTATTCGGGCTGATGTAATGGAGAATAAAATAACGATTGATGTTAATTTGACAGATGGTTATGGAATCTCTCGCTATCCTTATGGGAAAGATGGACTGATTTCTATTAAAGTGAAAAAAAGGGTTTCAATAACGGATGAACCTAAGGTCACAATTGAAACGAATGTACCTTTTGAAGCAACGGTGTTGTGGGGAGAAAAGAAGAAGGTTGTGAATGTGAAGATAGGTACTCAATCCATTTAA
- a CDS encoding metallophosphoesterase — MRKIFLFLLFVPLFMSCSTGTNRDVTVVVAADLHFDLLPETDQYYHVVTINNLENNFRFPENAGSGIAGQTLKKLNGVILAGDLFDKSRPEILNLYRQRYEQGPGARRIHYPVYPGLGNHDIDPAVSDKGADNLKGRAYTLHYIDSVLETKLSKGEILNLDSSSLCYSWNIDDVHFIQGQRYAGDTTYCQSNFDWLKRDLEKYASHGNPVVYIQHYGFDEWALKWWPEKNREELFDLLDQYNLAAFFVGHTHTASIQHYRGHAIYQVNNAWKDDDGNGSFAVMRIKGNALSISTCRWTDGEGHFEVVAPYENRILP; from the coding sequence ATGAGAAAGATATTTTTATTTTTATTATTTGTGCCATTGTTTATGAGTTGTTCTACGGGCACAAATCGTGATGTGACCGTAGTTGTTGCGGCTGATTTACATTTTGATCTTTTACCAGAAACAGATCAATACTATCATGTAGTAACAATCAATAATTTGGAGAATAATTTTCGCTTTCCTGAGAATGCTGGTAGTGGTATAGCAGGGCAGACCTTGAAAAAGCTGAATGGTGTGATTCTGGCAGGTGATCTGTTTGATAAATCTCGACCGGAAATATTGAATCTTTATCGACAACGCTATGAGCAAGGGCCTGGCGCACGGAGAATACACTATCCTGTGTATCCGGGTTTGGGAAATCATGATATTGATCCGGCTGTTTCAGATAAAGGAGCTGATAATTTAAAAGGAAGAGCTTATACGTTGCATTATATTGATTCTGTGCTTGAAACTAAATTATCCAAAGGGGAAATACTTAATCTTGATAGCTCGAGTCTATGTTATTCATGGAATATTGATGATGTGCATTTCATACAAGGTCAGCGTTATGCCGGTGATACCACATATTGTCAGAGTAATTTTGATTGGTTAAAACGAGATTTAGAAAAATATGCTTCTCATGGGAATCCTGTGGTTTACATTCAGCATTATGGGTTTGACGAATGGGCCCTTAAATGGTGGCCGGAGAAAAATAGAGAAGAGTTGTTCGACTTATTAGATCAGTATAATTTGGCGGCTTTCTTTGTTGGCCATACGCATACAGCTTCTATTCAACATTATAGAGGACATGCTATTTATCAGGTAAATAATGCTTGGAAGGATGATGATGGCAACGGCTCTTTTGCAGTTATGCGTATCAAAGGGAACGCCTTATCTATTTCGACCTGCCGCTGGACGGATGGTGAAGGTCATTTTGAGGTTGTTGCTCCTTATGAAAATAGAATTCTTCCATGA